In a genomic window of Pseudomonas putida:
- a CDS encoding lipid-A-disaccharide synthase N-terminal domain-containing protein has product MIMTREAMWLVIGFAGQIAFTGRFVLQWLYSEYKKRSVIPVSFWYLSIVGSTLLFAYAIYRQDPVFIAGQAFGSIVYLRNLQLIAKSRKVEE; this is encoded by the coding sequence ATGATCATGACCCGCGAAGCCATGTGGCTGGTGATCGGTTTTGCCGGACAAATCGCCTTTACCGGCCGTTTCGTCCTGCAATGGCTGTACAGCGAATACAAAAAGCGCAGCGTGATTCCGGTGAGCTTCTGGTACCTGAGCATCGTCGGCAGCACCTTGCTGTTCGCCTACGCCATCTACCGCCAGGACCCGGTGTTCATCGCAGGGCAAGCCTTTGGCTCGATCGTGTACCTGCGTAACCTGCAATTGATCGCCAAAAGCCGAAAAGTCGAGGAATAA